Proteins from one Patescibacteria group bacterium genomic window:
- a CDS encoding diacylglycerol kinase family protein yields the protein MIKEKKFLLIFNPAANMGRAAKMIPLVEEFFNKWKINYHLAVTKRPYEAENIAREKANKYDIIVVLGGDGTINEVVNGLIGKNVVLAIVPLGSGNDFAKALGLKKKLKDNLEIILMGQEKKVDIGQVNQRYFVNVLGIGFDALVAQEMFARPRFLKGLPVYFYSLLKALKKYNFINVKIISEKNIKKEKELLMLAIANGNFFGGGFKITPRASIVDGFFDICLVEKMTRGYLLKNISKLIKGIHHELPEVNFFQSKNLVIESKKELPVEYDGEILKGQKKLEIKILPQALKVITLKE from the coding sequence ATGATTAAAGAAAAGAAATTTTTATTAATATTTAATCCAGCTGCCAATATGGGCCGAGCGGCTAAAATGATACCTTTGGTAGAGGAATTTTTTAATAAATGGAAAATTAATTACCATTTAGCAGTAACAAAAAGACCTTATGAGGCTGAAAATATTGCCCGGGAAAAAGCCAATAAGTATGATATTATAGTAGTTCTTGGTGGAGACGGTACAATTAATGAAGTGGTAAATGGATTAATCGGTAAAAATGTAGTTTTAGCTATTGTCCCTTTAGGTTCAGGCAATGATTTTGCTAAGGCTTTGGGGTTGAAAAAAAAGTTAAAAGATAATTTGGAAATTATTTTAATGGGTCAGGAAAAGAAGGTTGATATCGGTCAGGTTAATCAGCGCTATTTTGTTAATGTTTTAGGTATTGGTTTTGACGCTTTAGTGGCCCAGGAAATGTTTGCCCGTCCAAGATTTTTAAAGGGATTGCCAGTTTATTTTTACAGTTTATTAAAAGCTTTAAAGAAATATAATTTTATAAATGTGAAAATTATTTCTGAAAAAAATATCAAGAAGGAAAAAGAATTATTAATGCTGGCTATAGCCAACGGTAATTTTTTTGGCGGTGGTTTTAAAATTACTCCCAGAGCTTCTATAGTGGATGGATTTTTTGATATTTGTTTAGTGGAAAAAATGACCAGAGGTTATCTTTTGAAAAATATTAGCAAATTAATAAAAGGCATTCACCATGAATTACCGGAGGTTAATTTTTTCCAAAGTAAAAACTTAGTTATTGAATCAAAAAAAGAGTTACCAGTTGAATATGACGGCGAGATATTAAAGGGACAAAAAAAGCTTGAGATCAAAATATTACCTCAAGCACTTAAAGTAATTACTTTAAAAGAATAA
- a CDS encoding peptidoglycan DD-metalloendopeptidase family protein: protein MQEFGEKTLFSKLVSPDINRDTVEGVETISRYKEYRQEIGVLKAGPIFADKDNVETEAKISTAEGGTALVKSTLPDTTATGTPRKKVDHYQVKGGDTVSTIAAKFGISTNTILWANDLSSSDYIKPGQTLTIPPTSGVLYKVKSGDTVASLAKKYEANESKILEYNQLADASAIEEGQQIMIPGGYIEPPKPKPTTTSTFASVFSSSAPPSARVPATSRLLWPTTGRKISQYYKWGHRAIDITGNYSSPIYASEAGTITRVGWGRGYGNVVTISHGGGKQTLYAHLSKFYVRNGQQVSKGQTIGMMGCTGWCTGTHVHFEVLVNGSKVNPLSYL, encoded by the coding sequence TTGCAGGAATTTGGAGAAAAAACACTTTTTTCAAAATTAGTTTCACCAGATATAAACCGTGATACCGTAGAAGGGGTCGAAACAATTTCACGTTATAAAGAATACCGCCAGGAAATTGGCGTTCTTAAAGCCGGACCTATTTTTGCTGATAAAGATAATGTAGAAACTGAAGCAAAAATATCCACCGCTGAAGGAGGGACGGCTTTAGTTAAATCTACTCTCCCTGACACTACCGCTACTGGCACACCTCGGAAAAAAGTGGATCATTATCAAGTCAAAGGCGGAGATACAGTTTCTACTATTGCTGCTAAATTTGGTATATCCACCAATACGATTCTCTGGGCCAATGACCTCTCTTCCAGTGATTATATTAAGCCGGGCCAAACCCTAACTATCCCGCCTACTTCCGGCGTTTTATATAAAGTAAAAAGCGGTGATACTGTGGCTTCTTTGGCTAAAAAATATGAAGCTAACGAAAGCAAGATTTTGGAATACAATCAATTAGCTGATGCTTCCGCTATTGAAGAGGGTCAACAAATTATGATTCCCGGCGGCTATATTGAGCCCCCCAAACCAAAACCAACAACCACCTCTACTTTCGCTTCGGTATTTTCTTCTTCAGCTCCGCCTTCAGCCCGAGTACCGGCTACTTCACGACTCCTTTGGCCCACGACTGGCCGAAAAATCAGCCAGTATTATAAATGGGGTCATCGGGCTATTGATATTACTGGCAATTATTCCTCTCCGATTTATGCTTCTGAAGCCGGCACTATTACTCGCGTAGGCTGGGGAAGGGGTTATGGTAATGTTGTTACTATCAGTCATGGCGGCGGTAAACAAACGCTCTACGCTCACTTGAGTAAATTTTACGTGAGAAACGGTCAGCAGGTATCTAAGGGTCAAACTATTGGTATGATGGGTTGTACTGGCTGGTGCACCGGCACTCACGTTCATTTTGAAGTCTTGGTCAATGGCAGTAAAGTCAATCCTTTGAGTTATTTATAA
- a CDS encoding class I tRNA ligase family protein: protein MSQKYDFRKIEKKWPQKWAKEKLFSADDKADNKYYCLIEFPYPSADGLHVGHLRSYTALDIIARKKRMEGKNVLFPIGFDSFGLPTENYAIKVKKQPQEITRENIKNFTRQLKSMGFSFDWDRCVDTSDPDYYKWTQWLFLKLYEAGLVYQKERPINWCPACKTGLANEEVVGGKCERCGAEVSKKNQKQWLFKITQYADRLIKDLDKVDYLEKIKKQQIDWIGKSEGAEIKFPVFAKASTGKQIQSKKSPSASSSGPRGKTNSQPEADLSLAENNKIQNSTQEIKVFTTRPDTLYGVTYLVLSPEHEFLANGLSHIANQKEVEQYIKKAKAKSDLERTENKEKTGVELKGLKAVNPVNQEEIPIFIADYVLMDYGTGAIMAVPAHDQRDFEFAKKYNLSIKNVIEPEFGMKKPNEKFSHRIVAIVRDPKNDKLLSLNWAKYKIGHLFIGGGMEEGEDIIKTAIREIKEETGYTQVKHIATAEKVRHHYYAWNKGFNRDSEARGLLFELVGRERVEQKLEDNEKGGFTVEWITKEEASKNVIDPMHHYYLDKFIFGKIYTGEGLAINSGEYNDLSTKEFKKKITQWLKKNKLGGPAVNYKLRDWIFSRQHYWGEPIPLIHCQKCGVVKVPEKDLPVKLPEVKNYEPTDTGESPLAKISDWVNVRCPKCGESAKRETDTMPNWAGSNWYFIRYCDPHNEKEFASWKKMKKWLPVDLYNGGMEHTTLHLLYSRFWYKALSDLKLVPGDEPYKKRVSHGMVLAQDGQKMSKSRGNVVNPDEVVDKFGADALRLYEMFMGPFDQAINWREDGLQGLFRFLDRVNKVFINIFSIKDNLKEKKSRLIHKTIKKVGQDIENMRFNTAISTMMEYFNERDFASKINEQGELEGNEIDIKAIQKFLIILSPFAPHLAEELWQKLGHKDSIFKEKWPSYDKSKIKEEEIEFVIQVNGKVRDKIQASPDISEKEAREKALASKKVKKFLKDEPKKVIFVKGKLINLVI, encoded by the coding sequence ATGAGCCAAAAATATGATTTTAGAAAAATAGAAAAAAAGTGGCCACAAAAATGGGCCAAAGAAAAGCTTTTTTCGGCTGATGATAAGGCTGATAATAAATATTATTGCCTAATTGAGTTTCCCTATCCTTCAGCTGATGGACTTCATGTCGGCCATCTTCGCAGTTATACGGCTTTAGATATTATTGCTCGTAAAAAAAGAATGGAAGGCAAAAATGTTTTGTTTCCGATTGGCTTTGATTCTTTTGGTTTACCCACAGAAAACTACGCCATCAAAGTCAAAAAGCAGCCGCAAGAGATTACCAGGGAAAATATAAAAAATTTCACCCGACAGCTTAAATCTATGGGTTTTTCTTTTGACTGGGATAGATGTGTTGATACCTCTGACCCCGATTATTATAAATGGACCCAGTGGCTGTTTTTAAAATTATACGAAGCTGGCCTGGTTTATCAAAAAGAAAGGCCCATTAACTGGTGTCCGGCTTGCAAAACCGGACTGGCTAATGAAGAGGTAGTCGGGGGAAAATGTGAAAGATGCGGCGCCGAGGTGAGTAAAAAAAACCAAAAACAATGGCTTTTTAAAATTACCCAATACGCTGACCGTTTGATTAAAGACCTAGACAAGGTTGATTATCTGGAAAAAATTAAAAAACAGCAGATTGACTGGATTGGCAAAAGCGAAGGAGCAGAGATAAAATTCCCCGTCTTCGCTAAAGCTTCGACGGGCAAGCAAATTCAAAGTAAAAAATCCCCTTCGGCCTCGAGCTCAGGGCCGAGAGGCAAAACAAATTCTCAGCCAGAGGCTGATCTGTCTTTGGCGGAAAATAACAAAATTCAAAATTCAACACAGGAAATAAAAGTTTTTACAACCAGACCCGACACTCTTTACGGGGTCACTTATTTGGTTCTCTCGCCGGAACATGAATTTTTGGCTAATGGCTTGTCGCATATTGCTAATCAGAAGGAGGTAGAGCAATATATTAAAAAGGCCAAGGCCAAGTCAGATTTGGAAAGGACAGAAAATAAAGAAAAAACCGGTGTAGAATTAAAAGGACTAAAGGCCGTCAATCCGGTTAATCAAGAAGAGATTCCTATTTTTATCGCTGACTATGTTTTAATGGATTACGGCACCGGAGCCATTATGGCGGTGCCGGCTCATGATCAGCGAGATTTTGAATTTGCTAAGAAATATAATTTGTCAATAAAAAATGTTATTGAGCCTGAATTCGGAATGAAAAAACCAAATGAAAAATTTAGTCATAGGATAGTGGCAATAGTTAGAGATCCAAAAAATGATAAGTTGCTTTCATTAAATTGGGCAAAGTATAAAATAGGTCATTTATTTATCGGTGGCGGCATGGAAGAAGGTGAAGATATCATAAAAACTGCTATTCGTGAAATTAAAGAAGAAACTGGTTATACTCAGGTAAAACATATAGCGACAGCGGAAAAAGTACGCCATCATTATTACGCTTGGAATAAAGGATTTAATAGAGATTCCGAAGCAAGGGGTTTATTATTTGAATTGGTAGGCAGGGAAAGAGTGGAACAAAAATTAGAAGATAATGAAAAAGGAGGATTTACAGTTGAATGGATTACTAAAGAAGAGGCCAGTAAAAATGTGATTGATCCTATGCATCATTACTATTTAGATAAATTTATTTTTGGAAAAATTTATACTGGTGAGGGTTTAGCCATTAATTCAGGTGAATACAACGATTTAAGCACCAAAGAATTTAAAAAGAAAATTACCCAGTGGCTGAAAAAAAACAAATTAGGCGGACCGGCCGTTAATTACAAGCTAAGAGACTGGATTTTTTCCCGCCAGCACTACTGGGGTGAGCCAATTCCCTTGATTCACTGTCAAAAATGCGGCGTAGTTAAAGTGCCGGAAAAAGATTTGCCGGTAAAATTGCCCGAAGTTAAAAATTATGAACCGACTGATACGGGAGAATCACCTTTAGCTAAAATTTCCGATTGGGTTAATGTTAGATGTCCAAAATGTGGCGAATCCGCAAAACGCGAAACTGACACTATGCCCAACTGGGCCGGTTCCAACTGGTATTTTATTCGTTATTGTGATCCGCATAACGAAAAAGAATTTGCTTCATGGAAAAAAATGAAAAAATGGCTACCCGTGGATTTATATAACGGCGGTATGGAACACACTACTTTGCATTTACTTTATTCCAGATTTTGGTATAAAGCTTTAAGTGATTTAAAGTTAGTCCCGGGTGATGAGCCTTACAAAAAACGAGTCTCGCACGGCATGGTTTTAGCCCAAGATGGGCAAAAAATGTCCAAATCCCGAGGCAATGTGGTTAATCCGGATGAAGTGGTGGATAAGTTTGGAGCTGATGCGCTCCGGCTTTACGAAATGTTTATGGGACCCTTTGACCAGGCTATTAATTGGAGGGAGGATGGGCTTCAGGGCCTGTTTAGATTTTTAGATAGAGTTAATAAGGTTTTTATAAATATTTTTTCCATTAAAGATAATTTAAAAGAAAAAAAATCCAGATTAATTCATAAAACTATAAAAAAAGTTGGGCAAGATATAGAAAATATGCGTTTTAATACAGCTATAAGCACTATGATGGAATATTTTAATGAAAGAGATTTTGCTTCTAAAATAAATGAACAGGGAGAACTTGAGGGAAATGAAATTGATATAAAAGCTATTCAAAAGTTTTTAATTATTCTCTCTCCCTTTGCTCCGCATTTAGCGGAAGAGCTTTGGCAGAAATTAGGTCATAAAGACTCAATCTTTAAAGAAAAATGGCCTTCTTATGATAAATCAAAAATAAAAGAAGAAGAAATAGAATTTGTTATTCAGGTTAACGGCAAGGTCAGAGATAAGATTCAAGCCTCGCCAGATATTTCAGAGAAAGAGGCCCGGGAAAAAGCCTTGGCTTCCAAAAAGGTAAAGAAATTTTTAAAAGACGAACCCAAAAAAGTAATATTTGTTAAGGGTAAGTTGATTAATCTAGTAATTTAA
- a CDS encoding class I SAM-dependent methyltransferase: MTIWDKIYKNYLKGGPAWKSLSEKIRPEFKSFVKETKFAYKKALDIGCGDGRYLKYLEERGFTVSGLDSSQTSVNICRKKLGKEAKVEKADMFKYNIPDNQYDFIYSINTLQHGYKEQSRELIKKIYQALIKSGRIFITLPDESGADKWQTFKKSKKMAEGTFIPLIGPEKGLPHSFFKKKEIMKYFSDFNNINREIDKKRKIWLITGKK, from the coding sequence ATGACAATCTGGGATAAGATATACAAAAATTATCTAAAAGGCGGACCAGCCTGGAAATCATTATCGGAAAAGATAAGGCCTGAGTTTAAAAGCTTTGTTAAAGAAACTAAGTTTGCCTACAAAAAAGCTCTTGATATTGGTTGTGGCGACGGGCGTTACTTAAAATATCTTGAAGAAAGAGGCTTTACAGTGAGTGGACTTGACTCCAGTCAAACCTCGGTAAATATCTGTCGGAAAAAGTTAGGCAAAGAAGCCAAAGTAGAGAAAGCCGATATGTTTAAATATAATATTCCTGACAACCAATATGATTTTATTTATTCTATAAACACCTTGCAGCATGGTTATAAAGAACAGTCTAGAGAGTTGATAAAAAAAATTTATCAAGCTTTAATAAAATCAGGAAGAATATTTATTACCTTACCCGATGAAAGTGGAGCTGATAAATGGCAGACTTTTAAAAAAAGTAAAAAAATGGCTGAAGGCACTTTTATTCCTTTAATTGGTCCGGAAAAGGGGCTGCCTCACAGTTTTTTTAAAAAAAAAGAAATAATGAAATATTTTTCTGATTTTAATAATATCAATAGGGAAATAGACAAAAAAAGAAAAATCTGGCTAATTACTGGAAAAAAATAA
- a CDS encoding nitroreductase family protein codes for MDFFETLLKRHSVRAYQTREVEDEKLEKIMGAGLHSASARNRQPYQVYVVKNQSLREKIVQANFKANFWMKEAPVIMVICINASKLPNQGTYEHNYLDAGIMTGNMMLTATAQGLGSCACAAFDKDEVRKIIDIPKDLKPILCLPIGYPREDKKGKFDLSKSYEKLAHFLTHYKKRKINDIFKIK; via the coding sequence ATGGATTTTTTTGAAACATTATTAAAAAGACATTCAGTTCGGGCTTATCAGACTAGAGAAGTAGAGGATGAAAAACTGGAAAAAATAATGGGGGCTGGTCTTCATTCAGCCAGTGCCCGCAATCGCCAGCCTTATCAGGTTTATGTGGTTAAAAACCAAAGCCTAAGAGAAAAAATTGTTCAGGCAAATTTTAAAGCTAATTTCTGGATGAAAGAAGCCCCAGTAATTATGGTAATTTGTATAAATGCTAGTAAATTACCGAATCAGGGCACCTATGAACATAATTATCTGGACGCTGGTATTATGACTGGTAATATGATGCTAACCGCCACGGCCCAAGGCTTGGGCTCATGTGCTTGTGCGGCTTTTGATAAAGACGAGGTCAGGAAAATAATAGATATTCCAAAAGATTTAAAACCAATTTTATGTTTACCGATTGGTTATCCGAGAGAGGACAAAAAGGGCAAATTTGATTTATCAAAGTCTTATGAAAAGCTGGCTCATTTTTTAACTCATTATAAAAAAAGAAAAATAAATGATATTTTTAAAATTAAATAA
- a CDS encoding glutaredoxin domain-containing protein encodes MKKLLLLGLIILPLIILSGCSEKAETKVSGDIILFVSRTCGHCAKVKEYIKQNNINNLVNYREVEAYDSDENYSLFNQKADECDLSQRGVPMVYAGGECQIGSPNVINFFENQAQ; translated from the coding sequence ATGAAAAAATTATTATTATTAGGTTTAATAATTTTACCATTGATAATACTTAGTGGTTGTAGCGAAAAAGCAGAAACAAAGGTTTCCGGAGATATTATACTTTTTGTTTCTCGAACCTGTGGGCATTGCGCCAAAGTCAAGGAATATATTAAACAGAATAACATTAATAATTTGGTTAATTATAGGGAAGTAGAAGCTTATGACAGTGATGAAAACTATAGTCTTTTTAATCAAAAGGCTGATGAATGTGATTTATCTCAAAGGGGGGTGCCCATGGTTTATGCTGGTGGAGAGTGCCAGATCGGCTCACCTAATGTCATTAATTTTTTTGAAAATCAAGCCCAATAA
- a CDS encoding MFS transporter: MSNRLASFIEKFYLKEKIRPSLMALYLNRILQAACFGFFSIFIPIFLYQKFNNSLEIVLIYFILSYATYALTVVFGAKIMSRLGLRNSMVISVIFLIGFFSAYYFFQASIGYLIFLVILKNLFRNFYWVPFHTEFAEFTDRRHRGREVGFFYALWSILKVGVPVTGGFIIARYGFDNLFILVIIIAVMSIIPLFLTQKVKEKFSWSYFKTIKKLFSKGCRRWVLAFFADGVQDVIGLVIWPIYIFILLEEKYTSVGIVTSLIVLSVLILYLVLGNFSDRFSKHKLLRYSSFFYAVGWVFKALVYSAGHIFIAGTYHDFSKAVMRTPFDALRYEKAADRGHYVDEYTVLREIAICSGRALMLVLILVLIQFTDLRIAFYVAALASLFVSIL; this comes from the coding sequence ATGTCTAATCGTCTTGCCAGTTTTATAGAAAAATTTTATCTCAAGGAAAAAATCAGGCCTTCACTTATGGCCTTATATTTAAACCGTATATTACAGGCCGCTTGTTTTGGTTTTTTTAGTATTTTTATTCCTATCTTTTTATACCAGAAGTTTAATAATTCTCTGGAGATTGTTTTAATTTATTTTATTTTGAGCTACGCCACTTATGCTTTAACTGTTGTTTTTGGGGCTAAAATTATGTCCCGTCTGGGTCTTAGAAACTCCATGGTTATTAGTGTTATTTTTCTGATTGGATTTTTTAGTGCCTATTATTTTTTTCAAGCCTCTATAGGATATCTAATTTTTTTAGTTATTCTAAAAAATTTATTCCGTAACTTTTATTGGGTGCCTTTTCATACCGAGTTTGCCGAGTTTACTGACCGGCGCCACCGCGGCCGGGAAGTCGGTTTTTTTTACGCCCTTTGGTCAATATTAAAAGTTGGCGTACCGGTGACCGGCGGCTTTATTATCGCCCGCTATGGCTTTGATAATTTATTTATTCTAGTCATTATTATAGCTGTTATGTCAATTATTCCTCTTTTTCTGACTCAAAAAGTAAAAGAAAAATTTTCCTGGAGTTATTTTAAAACTATTAAAAAACTTTTTTCCAAAGGCTGCCGCCGCTGGGTTTTAGCCTTTTTTGCTGACGGAGTTCAGGATGTAATTGGTTTGGTTATTTGGCCGATTTATATTTTTATACTTTTAGAGGAAAAATACACCAGTGTTGGTATTGTTACCAGTTTAATTGTTTTAAGTGTTCTAATTTTATATCTGGTTTTGGGCAATTTTTCGGATCGTTTTTCTAAACACAAACTTTTGCGCTACAGTAGCTTTTTTTACGCGGTTGGCTGGGTTTTTAAAGCTTTAGTTTATTCAGCCGGCCATATTTTTATTGCTGGCACTTACCATGATTTTTCTAAAGCGGTTATGCGCACTCCTTTTGACGCGCTACGATACGAAAAAGCGGCTGACCGCGGTCATTACGTTGATGAGTACACGGTTTTAAGAGAAATTGCTATTTGCAGCGGCCGAGCTTTAATGCTGGTTTTAATTTTAGTTTTAATTCAATTTACTGATTTAAGGATTGCTTTTTATGTGGCTGCTTTGGCTTCTTTATTTGTTAGTATTTTATAA
- a CDS encoding L-threonylcarbamoyladenylate synthase: MKIVKSESINWQKINNILKNDGVIVYPTDTAYGLAADFFSEKALKKVYRIKQRPLSKKIALIASSLAPVKKYFCLNKKELSLAKKYWPGPLTLILKLKNKEKKVGVRVPDFKMARELAKNFEKPITATSANLSGQPNPYSASQVVRQFKNKKNQPDLIIDAGRLKKIKPSTVAEIINDKIKIIRKGPINL; the protein is encoded by the coding sequence ATGAAAATAGTAAAATCAGAAAGTATTAACTGGCAAAAAATAAATAATATTTTAAAAAATGATGGCGTCATTGTTTATCCAACCGATACAGCTTATGGTCTGGCTGCTGATTTCTTTTCGGAAAAAGCTTTAAAAAAAGTTTATCGGATAAAACAAAGACCTCTTTCAAAAAAAATAGCTTTAATCGCTTCAAGTTTGGCGCCGGTTAAAAAATATTTTTGCTTAAACAAAAAAGAATTGTCTCTGGCTAAAAAGTATTGGCCTGGTCCCTTAACTTTAATATTAAAGTTAAAAAATAAAGAAAAAAAAGTAGGGGTGAGAGTGCCTGATTTTAAAATGGCTAGGGAATTGGCCAAAAATTTTGAAAAACCAATTACCGCTACCTCAGCCAATTTATCGGGCCAACCAAATCCTTATTCAGCTAGCCAGGTTGTCAGGCAGTTTAAAAATAAAAAAAATCAGCCTGACTTGATTATTGACGCTGGCCGTTTGAAGAAAATAAAACCCTCAACCGTGGCTGAGATAATAAATGATAAAATAAAAATTATCAGAAAAGGACCAATAAATTTATGA